Proteins found in one Quercus robur chromosome 2, dhQueRobu3.1, whole genome shotgun sequence genomic segment:
- the LOC126714585 gene encoding uncharacterized protein LOC126714585 produces the protein MGADWGPVIVAVVLFILLSPGLLFQLPARVRVIEFGNMNTSGIAILVHAIIYFCIFTILVIAIGIHIHVN, from the coding sequence atgggtgcAGATTGGGGGCCTGTCATTGTCGCGGTGGTTTTGTTCATCCTCTTGTCACCAGGGTTGCTGTTCCAACTACCAGCAAGAGTAAGGGTGATAGAGTTCGGGAACATGAACACAAGCGGGATTGCCATTCTGGTTCATGCCATTATATACTTTTGCATATTCACCATTTTGGTCATTGCAATTGGCATTCACATACACGTTAATTGA